One part of the Gammaproteobacteria bacterium genome encodes these proteins:
- a CDS encoding DUF3072 domain-containing protein: MTENPGKSDNPPVADNTVKDPEDWKTGDEPMTGAQRSYLHTLAAEAGEKVDEVLTKAAAAQRIVELQRKTVPGRS; the protein is encoded by the coding sequence ATGACAGAAAATCCGGGAAAGTCTGACAACCCGCCGGTAGCGGACAATACCGTCAAAGATCCCGAAGACTGGAAGACGGGCGACGAGCCTATGACCGGCGCACAGCGCTCATATCTGCACACGCTGGCCGCCGAGGCCGGTGAGAAAGTCGATGAAGTGCTGACTAAGGCCGCGGCCGCGCAACGCATCGTGGAACTTCAGCGCAAAACGGTTCCCGGGCGGAGTTGA
- a CDS encoding SAM-dependent methyltransferase, which translates to MASTAAISITGPDIDEVFSCPEESTFYAQCLRSLIFGRQMAPQTVTEFGAGDGAPVIEAVRISGFKGTVHGFELSVAACHVANRNVKLSGLHGRYVIENQSFFDSTPPADCLIANPPYLPAPDANIRMPLLYAGDDGCLVTNALLSMNYDRVLVMISSYSNPVGSLRHAAVHGYAVSDFMLAPLTFGIYSSEAKVRQHIGMLKETYRAFYTEDMYLLAGVLFDRHASTDRSAALRKLITAL; encoded by the coding sequence CTACGGCGGCGATCAGCATCACTGGTCCGGATATCGATGAGGTCTTCTCATGTCCGGAGGAATCCACGTTCTACGCGCAATGCCTGCGCTCGCTGATATTTGGCCGCCAGATGGCCCCGCAAACGGTAACCGAGTTCGGCGCCGGCGACGGCGCGCCAGTCATCGAAGCGGTGCGGATCAGCGGCTTCAAGGGGACGGTTCACGGCTTTGAACTCAGCGTAGCCGCCTGCCACGTCGCCAACCGCAACGTCAAATTGAGTGGCCTACACGGGCGCTATGTGATCGAGAACCAATCGTTTTTTGATTCCACGCCACCCGCGGATTGCCTGATCGCCAATCCACCGTATCTGCCCGCGCCGGACGCAAACATTCGTATGCCGCTGCTTTACGCGGGCGACGATGGCTGCCTAGTGACCAACGCGCTGCTGTCCATGAACTACGATCGGGTGCTGGTGATGATCTCCAGCTACTCGAATCCTGTGGGCAGTCTGCGGCATGCCGCCGTACACGGCTACGCGGTGAGCGACTTCATGCTGGCGCCGTTGACGTTCGGCATTTATAGCTCAGAAGCTAAAGTCAGGCAGCACATCGGGATGCTGAAAGAAACCTATAGAGCGTTCTACACCGAAGACATGTATCTGCTGGCCGGCGTGCTGTTCGACAGGCACGCAAGCACCGATCGATCTGCTGCACTGCGCAAGCTAATTACTGCGCTGTAG